Proteins from a genomic interval of Mycobacterium paragordonae:
- a CDS encoding helix-turn-helix transcriptional regulator, with protein MTWSGTAVIEPGRLIFGGQLGAAHMHAHAAVQIAATTSGAITFVDAEGRRARGIAGVIPAGASHALDAGPATGMMIYLEPTSATGRRLAALLAPGAREDARAWLAAARRVANPTGQQNLCLAASTVLEQLCGADSVSSRAGAPHSCVLEAIDLLPDLLCGPVRLTDVARAVNLSADRLGRLFARDVGLSFPAYVRWARLIRTMEVARHGGTLTAAAHAAGFSDSSHANRAFHEMFGIAPSVAYNSVRLQ; from the coding sequence GTGACGTGGTCTGGCACGGCGGTCATCGAGCCGGGCCGCCTCATTTTCGGCGGACAGTTGGGCGCCGCGCACATGCATGCCCACGCCGCTGTTCAGATCGCCGCAACCACTTCGGGTGCTATCACCTTCGTCGACGCCGAAGGCCGAAGGGCACGGGGGATCGCCGGGGTCATCCCGGCTGGCGCTTCCCACGCTCTCGATGCCGGTCCCGCTACCGGGATGATGATCTACCTCGAGCCCACCAGCGCTACTGGTCGGCGGCTGGCCGCGCTGTTGGCTCCTGGTGCTCGTGAGGATGCGCGAGCATGGTTGGCAGCCGCCAGGCGGGTTGCCAATCCGACTGGGCAACAAAATCTTTGCCTAGCAGCCAGCACGGTACTCGAGCAACTTTGCGGTGCCGATTCGGTATCGTCGCGTGCCGGTGCACCGCACTCCTGCGTTCTTGAGGCGATTGATCTTCTGCCTGACCTGCTGTGCGGGCCAGTACGACTCACCGACGTGGCGCGTGCGGTGAACTTATCGGCTGACCGGCTGGGCCGTCTGTTCGCCCGCGACGTCGGCCTGTCATTTCCCGCCTATGTGCGATGGGCGCGGCTCATCCGGACGATGGAAGTGGCCCGCCATGGGGGCACCCTGACCGCCGCGGCCCACGCCGCTGGATTCAGTGACAGCTCGCACGCCAACCGGGCATTTCACGAGATGTTCGGCATCGCTCCGTCCGTCGCGTATAACAGCGTGCGCCTGCAGTGA